The following proteins come from a genomic window of Ictalurus furcatus strain D&B chromosome 12, Billie_1.0, whole genome shotgun sequence:
- the LOC128615499 gene encoding uncharacterized protein LOC128615499: MDNDGVRSLYRKPSPNFLKCQESNKESLITCSTSLILHTLSMTTENKNQGNHQPYVYMDEMLHSIFFLGYIYDSSLTPDMFFTKPTSCAFVKEKFPEPFEKYKTHLPTRTPFSILLNMMEILHCTEEKIIKELLLLLKKLRFPNPLHKPGSKYEQYYTLESTVICVCYSDSDSQKYYGASLSCRKGNAKRILIDLSCLNTWHKFISHAVMSFNLRTSGDGITFPESVKCQAYFRDWNENVYRKRLPCLNCKQLFNLPDADLDKVEHPYGNCAETECLSKLLFNNQHIRENTLMENYTEENFETLTGLTKASLTTQLAQAHIHMNENFLFYSPMQ; this comes from the exons ATGGACAACGATGGTGTACGATCACTGTATCG gaaacCCAGTCCAAATTTCTTGAAATGTCAAGAAAGTAACAAGGAAAGCTTAATAACATGCAGTACCTCATTAATCCTACACACACTGTCCATGACAACAGAGAATAAAAATCAGGGAAATCACCAACCCTATGTTTACATGGATGAG ATGCTCCATAGCATTTTCTTCCTTGGTTACATTTATGACTCCAGCTTGACTCCAGATATGTTCTTCACAAAACCTACAAGCTGTGCATTTGTAAAGGAGAAGTTTCCTGAGCCATTTGAGAAGTACAAAACTCATCTGCCAACTCGCACTCCCTTTTCCATTCTGCTAAACATG ATGGAGATACTTCATTGCACtgaagagaaaataataaaagagcTTCTGCTTCTGCTGAAGAAACTCAGATTCCCAAACCCTCTTCACAAACCAGGCAGCAAATACGAGCAGTATTACACACTAGAGTCAACAgtaatctgtgtgtgttattcagATTCTGATTCACAGAAGTACTACGGGGCATCTCTTTCCTGCAGAAAAGGAAATGCAAAGAGAATTCTGATTGACCTGTCTTGTCTTAACACATGGCACAAGTTTATATCTCATGCAGTCATGTCATTTAATCTAAGAACTTCTGGTGATGGTATTACATTCCCAGAGTCAGTGAAATGTCAGGCTTACTTTAGAGACtggaatgaaaatgtttatagaAAAAGACTTCCATGTTTAAACTGTAAACAGCTGTTTAATCTACCAGATGCAGACCTAGATAAAGTGGAGCATCCCTATGGGAACTGTGCTGAGACAGAGTGCTTGAGCAAACTACTTTTCAATAATCAACACATACGAGAGAACACACTGATGGAAAATTATACAGAGGAAAACTTCGAGACTCTCACAGGTTTAACAAAAGCAAGCTTGACAACGCAACTTGCCCAGGCTCACATTCACATGAATGAGAACTTTCTCTTCTACAGCCCAATGCAATAG